One window of the Magnetovibrio sp. genome contains the following:
- the tolB gene encoding Tol-Pal system beta propeller repeat protein TolB: MTHRFLARITVAFALLFTVLAVQDARAELEIDITRGVAEPMPIAVTDFFGEGKGEKSFGANIAGVIAADLERSGLFRPADKKAFIQDAASLNVLPRFGDWRIINVQALVQGRVEMTVDGRLRVEFRLWDVLAEKQMVGLAYFTIPSNWRSVAHIISDAIYKRITGEDGYFDTRIVYIAESGPKTKRVKRLAIMDQDGERHQYLTAGSDLVLTPRFSPTLQEITYLSYYKGVPRVYIFNIDSGRHEILGEFPGMTFAPRFSPDGKSVIFSMSKDGNSEVYIMDLATRSVRQLTKHSAIDTSPSMSPDGGQVVFNSDRSGSQQLYVADRFGNDVKRISFQKGKYATPVWSPRGDLIAFTRIHEGEFYIGVMRPDGSGERLLTKGFLVEAPTWSPNGRVLMFFRQEPSDQLGRGGKTRIFSIDITGHNEREVITPEDASDPAWSPLIHSN, from the coding sequence ATGACACATCGTTTCCTCGCCCGAATCACAGTCGCTTTTGCGCTCTTGTTCACGGTTTTGGCCGTGCAAGATGCACGGGCCGAGCTTGAAATCGACATCACCCGCGGCGTCGCCGAGCCGATGCCCATCGCCGTCACCGATTTTTTCGGCGAGGGCAAGGGCGAAAAGAGCTTCGGTGCGAACATCGCGGGTGTGATTGCCGCTGACTTGGAACGCTCGGGCTTGTTCCGTCCCGCCGACAAAAAGGCCTTCATCCAAGACGCGGCCAGCCTCAACGTGCTGCCGCGCTTTGGCGATTGGCGCATCATCAACGTTCAGGCGCTGGTTCAAGGGCGCGTTGAGATGACCGTGGACGGGCGGTTGCGGGTCGAGTTTCGCCTGTGGGACGTGTTGGCCGAAAAGCAGATGGTGGGCTTGGCGTATTTCACCATTCCCAGCAATTGGCGCAGCGTTGCGCACATCATTTCCGACGCGATCTACAAACGCATCACCGGCGAGGACGGTTACTTTGACACGCGCATCGTCTATATCGCGGAATCGGGGCCCAAGACCAAGCGGGTCAAGCGTCTGGCGATCATGGACCAAGACGGTGAACGTCATCAATACCTCACGGCGGGCAGCGACCTAGTGCTGACGCCACGCTTTTCGCCGACCCTGCAGGAAATCACCTATCTGTCCTATTACAAGGGCGTGCCGCGCGTTTACATCTTCAACATCGACAGCGGTCGCCACGAGATCTTGGGCGAATTTCCGGGCATGACGTTTGCCCCGCGTTTTTCGCCGGACGGCAAATCGGTGATTTTCTCGATGTCCAAGGATGGCAACTCAGAAGTTTACATCATGGACTTGGCGACGCGGTCGGTGCGTCAATTGACCAAGCATTCCGCCATCGATACCTCGCCCAGCATGTCGCCGGACGGTGGTCAGGTGGTTTTCAACTCGGACCGTTCGGGGTCGCAGCAGTTGTATGTCGCCGACCGCTTCGGCAACGATGTGAAGCGCATCAGCTTTCAAAAGGGCAAGTACGCCACGCCGGTGTGGTCGCCGCGCGGTGATTTGATTGCCTTTACGCGCATTCACGAAGGCGAGTTCTATATCGGCGTGATGCGCCCCGACGGGTCCGGCGAACGCTTGCTGACCAAGGGTTTCTTGGTCGAAGCGCCGACTTGGTCGCCCAACGGACGGGTTTTGATGTTCTTCCGCCAAGAGCCCAGCGACCAGCTCGGGCGGGGCGGAAAAACGCGGATTTTCTCCATCGATATCACCGGACACAACGAGCGCGAGGTGATCACACCAGAAGATGCATCCGATCCGGCGTGGTCCCCCTTGATTCATAGCAACTGA
- the pal gene encoding peptidoglycan-associated lipoprotein Pal: MRFKIVSLIAVAGLVAACGTAPTSETASTSGSGAASAASTASNIVPGSAEDLKVNVGDRVFFGFDRYNLTPTARDTLQKQAAWLIANSNVNVVIEGHCDERGTREYNLALGERRASAAADYLMTLGVPATRISTISYGKERPEDPASNEIAWAKNRRGVTVVK, from the coding sequence ATGCGTTTCAAAATTGTGAGCCTGATTGCCGTTGCGGGCCTCGTCGCTGCTTGCGGCACCGCTCCGACTTCTGAAACCGCTTCGACGTCCGGTAGCGGTGCTGCGAGTGCCGCTTCCACGGCATCGAACATCGTTCCCGGCTCTGCCGAAGACCTGAAAGTCAACGTTGGTGATCGCGTGTTTTTCGGTTTCGACCGTTACAACCTGACGCCCACCGCACGTGATACCCTGCAAAAGCAAGCGGCATGGCTGATCGCGAATTCCAACGTCAACGTCGTCATCGAAGGTCACTGCGACGAACGCGGCACCCGCGAGTACAACCTTGCTTTGGGTGAGCGTCGCGCCAGCGCCGCCGCCGATTACCTGATGACGTTGGGCGTTCCGGCGACCCGCATTTCGACCATCTCGTATGGTAAAGAGCGCCCGGAAGATCCGGCCTCCAACGAAATTGCATGGGCCAAAAATCGTCGCGGTGTGACGGTGGTCAAATAA
- the ybgF gene encoding tol-pal system protein YbgF, with protein MTAYRFGFSIPRQQAPYRRVLRQLVLSSVMLAALAMPDASAFAQGADMQVLLDRMERLERDIRTLNRQIARGPVEAGAAGAAGAVGDASAPPPATSFGGGNASNVEFVQGENALARVTVRLGALEQEVRQATGLSEGMSHRIDQISARLDTLMTDLDYRLSRLEGSSPGSFSPQPSISTAPSSAAVSKVGEMAAPTSGAFASPSAQEGGKLGANGTYVPPAAGGGSLGSVSKSTLDQVMTSESVDAAPQTEPQTAPAEPLTAMASQAPAPSPAQETPPQTAPSATVPAVASVLPEGSPRERYQYAFGLMSQARYVEAEAALKAFIAEHGDDPLAANARYWLGESYYVRKSFMDAAQAFFEAYKTTPDGAKAPDSLLKLGMSMASLEKTEEACATFGKLRKEFIDLKPGLEKTLNRETKRLKCQ; from the coding sequence ATGACCGCATATCGTTTTGGTTTTTCCATCCCCCGCCAACAGGCCCCTTATCGACGGGTCCTGCGCCAGTTGGTGTTGAGTTCGGTGATGTTGGCCGCTTTGGCGATGCCCGATGCATCGGCCTTTGCCCAGGGTGCGGATATGCAGGTTCTGCTCGATCGCATGGAACGGCTGGAACGCGACATCCGCACCTTGAACCGTCAAATCGCCCGTGGCCCCGTCGAGGCGGGTGCAGCGGGTGCAGCGGGGGCGGTTGGCGATGCGTCCGCACCACCGCCCGCAACCAGTTTCGGCGGGGGGAATGCATCGAACGTTGAATTCGTGCAAGGCGAAAACGCGTTGGCGCGCGTGACCGTGCGCCTGGGCGCGCTGGAACAGGAAGTGCGCCAGGCGACCGGGTTGAGCGAAGGCATGTCCCATCGGATCGACCAAATTTCGGCGCGCCTGGATACGCTGATGACGGATTTGGATTATCGCCTGTCGCGTCTGGAAGGATCCTCACCGGGGTCCTTTTCACCGCAGCCGAGCATTTCCACCGCGCCGTCCTCGGCAGCGGTCTCCAAGGTCGGTGAGATGGCCGCGCCCACATCCGGTGCTTTCGCCAGCCCGTCCGCCCAAGAAGGCGGTAAACTGGGCGCAAACGGCACCTATGTCCCGCCTGCCGCTGGTGGCGGCAGTTTGGGCAGCGTTTCGAAGTCTACCCTGGACCAAGTCATGACATCGGAGAGTGTCGACGCGGCCCCGCAAACGGAACCCCAGACGGCACCGGCAGAGCCCCTGACGGCGATGGCAAGTCAAGCTCCGGCGCCATCCCCCGCACAAGAAACGCCCCCTCAAACCGCTCCGTCTGCAACGGTTCCGGCGGTAGCTTCCGTTCTGCCGGAAGGCAGCCCGCGCGAACGCTATCAGTACGCGTTCGGTTTGATGAGCCAAGCGCGCTACGTCGAAGCGGAAGCGGCGTTGAAGGCGTTCATCGCCGAACACGGCGACGATCCGTTGGCGGCCAATGCACGATACTGGTTGGGGGAAAGCTATTACGTGCGCAAATCCTTCATGGATGCCGCACAGGCCTTTTTCGAAGCCTATAAAACCACCCCCGACGGGGCCAAAGCCCCCGACAGCCTGTTGAAATTGGGCATGTCGATGGCCAGCCTGGAAAAAACCGAAGAGGCATGCGCGACGTTTGGCAAGCTGCGCAAGGAATTCATCGATTTGAAACCGGGCCTCGAAAAAACGCTCAATCGCGAAACCAAGCGTCTCAAGTGCCAATAA
- the tilS gene encoding tRNA lysidine(34) synthetase TilS, protein MPDGGPLRGSAISSDEFARLMAGCFDFAVQPEALAVAVSGGADSMALCLLAHTWAAARGVRLTALTVDHGLRLESADEAAQVGLWLNARGIAHHILTWNHDTEISSRVQERARDARYALMRQWCLDHGVDRLLLAHHLEDQAETVLMRLKKGSGLLGLAGMAQERDLDGVMLMRPLLGIAKARLRANLEAVGQDWIEDPSNQNRRFERVRTRNLLTHLQDEGVSAQGLANAAAAIARVRDVVDRAAIDLIATAVQMEKGLLIDAHRFGTAPAPVRHHALTKLLAQIGGGAYPPARTKLARLLAWMAAADSQGDGARTLGGCTVRCKERAGRRSFLICAESPRTSHKHRKNTGINCETALAPRPQTPYIQGNSHRRTGRVGAKGL, encoded by the coding sequence ATGCCAGACGGCGGCCCGTTGCGGGGCTCAGCGATTAGCTCAGATGAATTCGCCCGCCTGATGGCTGGGTGTTTCGACTTCGCTGTACAGCCGGAAGCACTCGCCGTGGCGGTATCTGGCGGTGCGGACAGCATGGCGCTGTGCCTGCTGGCCCATACGTGGGCGGCAGCGCGGGGCGTGCGGTTGACTGCCTTGACGGTGGATCACGGCCTGCGCCTGGAATCCGCCGATGAAGCAGCCCAGGTGGGGCTCTGGCTGAATGCCCGTGGCATCGCGCATCACATCCTCACCTGGAACCATGACACCGAGATTTCATCGCGGGTGCAAGAGCGCGCCCGCGACGCCCGTTACGCCTTGATGCGGCAATGGTGCCTCGATCATGGCGTCGACCGGCTTTTGCTCGCCCATCACCTCGAAGATCAGGCCGAAACGGTTTTGATGCGCTTGAAAAAGGGTTCCGGCCTGCTGGGTTTGGCGGGCATGGCGCAGGAACGCGATTTAGATGGCGTGATGCTGATGCGGCCGTTGTTGGGCATCGCCAAAGCGCGTCTGCGCGCGAACCTGGAAGCGGTCGGTCAAGACTGGATCGAAGATCCATCCAACCAAAACCGCAGGTTCGAGCGGGTGCGTACCCGTAATCTGTTGACCCATTTACAAGACGAGGGCGTCAGCGCCCAGGGCTTGGCCAACGCGGCCGCCGCGATCGCGCGGGTGCGTGATGTTGTGGACCGGGCGGCGATCGATCTGATCGCGACGGCCGTGCAGATGGAAAAAGGGTTGCTCATCGACGCTCACCGTTTTGGAACTGCGCCCGCACCCGTTCGGCACCATGCGCTGACCAAACTGCTGGCGCAGATTGGGGGCGGCGCTTATCCACCGGCTAGAACCAAGCTGGCGCGGTTGCTGGCATGGATGGCGGCGGCGGATAGCCAAGGCGACGGCGCACGCACCCTGGGCGGATGCACGGTGCGGTGCAAAGAGCGGGCGGGGCGGCGGTCTTTCCTGATTTGTGCCGAAAGTCCACGCACCAGCCACAAACACCGCAAAAACACAGGAATTAATTGCGAAACCGCCCTTGCCCCGAGGCCGCAAACGCCTTACATCCAGGGGAACTCACATCGCCGAACTGGGCGGGTTGGTGCAAAAGGGCTATGA
- the ftsH gene encoding ATP-dependent zinc metalloprotease FtsH, translating to MNFSRNIVFWVIIGFLLFALFNLFQGSQPQTNQTSLAYSELLTAIEGGEVRDVTIKSGKAGTTVTGHLNDGRMFSTFAPDDPALVSNLSKSGVRIQAAPSDDGQFSLMGMLVNLFPFLLLIGVWIFLFKQMQGGAGGKAMGFGKSKAKMLTEKQGRVTFEDVAGIDEAKQELEEVVDFLKDPHKFQRLGGKIPKGCLLVGPPGTGKTLLARAIAGEANVPFFTISGSDFVEMFVGVGASRVRDMFEQGKKNAPCIIFIDEIDAVGRHRGAGLGGGNDEREQTLNQLLVEMDGFESNEGVILIAATNRPDVLDPALLRPGRFDRQVTVPNPDILGREKILKVHMGKVPLAPDVDARTIARGTPGFSGADLANLVNEAALLAARSGKRVVTMADFESAKDKVMMGTERRSMVMTDEEKKLTAYHEAGHALVGIHMPKSDPLHKVTIIPRGRALGVTMNLPERDQYTFSRLQLESRLAMMFGGRMAEELIFGEENVTTGAGNDIQQATGMARRMVTEFGFSDKLGRLRYSENDEEIFLGHSVTQHKNVSEKTANLIDEEIRRLIDQAEGHARRILTKHMDQLEAITQALLEYETLSGDEVRDLIEGKGIHRPDLDDTPSEGGRKASVPTSGKGAAKEKKDSSSGGIGAEPQPEV from the coding sequence TTGAACTTCAGCAGGAACATCGTTTTCTGGGTCATCATCGGCTTTTTGCTGTTCGCCTTGTTCAATTTATTCCAAGGCTCGCAACCGCAAACCAACCAGACGTCCCTCGCGTATTCGGAACTGCTCACCGCCATCGAAGGCGGCGAGGTTCGCGACGTGACCATCAAATCGGGCAAGGCCGGCACTACGGTGACGGGGCACTTGAACGATGGACGGATGTTCTCGACTTTTGCACCGGACGATCCGGCCTTGGTCTCGAACCTGTCCAAGTCCGGTGTGCGTATCCAGGCCGCGCCGTCCGACGACGGGCAGTTCTCGTTGATGGGCATGTTGGTCAACCTGTTCCCGTTCTTGCTGCTGATCGGGGTGTGGATCTTCCTGTTCAAGCAGATGCAGGGCGGCGCCGGCGGCAAAGCCATGGGCTTTGGCAAATCCAAAGCCAAGATGCTGACCGAAAAACAAGGTCGGGTGACGTTCGAAGACGTCGCCGGTATCGATGAAGCCAAGCAAGAACTGGAAGAGGTCGTCGATTTCTTGAAAGACCCGCACAAGTTCCAACGCCTCGGCGGCAAAATCCCCAAAGGTTGCTTGCTGGTCGGTCCTCCGGGTACCGGCAAGACGTTGCTGGCGCGCGCCATCGCGGGCGAAGCCAACGTGCCGTTCTTCACCATTTCCGGTTCCGACTTCGTGGAAATGTTTGTCGGCGTCGGCGCGTCGCGTGTGCGCGACATGTTCGAGCAGGGCAAAAAGAACGCGCCCTGCATCATCTTCATTGACGAAATCGACGCCGTGGGCCGCCATCGTGGCGCGGGTCTCGGCGGCGGCAACGACGAACGCGAACAGACCCTCAACCAGTTGCTGGTGGAAATGGACGGCTTCGAATCCAACGAAGGCGTGATCTTGATCGCGGCGACCAACCGTCCCGACGTGCTCGACCCCGCATTGCTGCGTCCCGGTCGTTTCGACCGTCAGGTGACGGTGCCGAACCCCGACATCTTGGGCCGGGAAAAGATCCTTAAGGTGCACATGGGCAAGGTGCCGTTGGCGCCCGACGTCGATGCACGCACCATCGCGCGCGGCACGCCCGGTTTCTCCGGCGCGGATCTTGCCAACTTGGTCAACGAAGCGGCCTTGCTGGCAGCGCGTTCGGGTAAGCGCGTGGTCACCATGGCGGATTTCGAATCGGCCAAGGACAAGGTCATGATGGGCACCGAGCGACGCTCGATGGTGATGACGGACGAGGAAAAGAAACTCACCGCCTATCACGAAGCGGGCCACGCCCTGGTCGGCATCCACATGCCCAAGTCCGATCCGCTGCATAAGGTCACGATCATCCCGCGCGGTCGCGCCTTGGGCGTGACCATGAACCTGCCGGAACGCGACCAATACACGTTCTCGCGGCTGCAGTTGGAATCGCGCTTGGCGATGATGTTCGGCGGTCGTATGGCCGAAGAATTGATCTTCGGCGAAGAAAACGTCACCACCGGCGCGGGCAACGACATCCAGCAGGCGACCGGTATGGCGCGGCGCATGGTCACCGAGTTCGGGTTCTCCGACAAACTCGGCCGACTGCGTTATTCCGAAAACGACGAAGAAATCTTCCTCGGCCATTCGGTGACCCAGCACAAGAACGTGTCGGAAAAGACCGCCAACTTGATCGACGAGGAAATCCGTCGCTTGATCGATCAAGCCGAAGGCCACGCCCGACGCATCTTGACCAAGCACATGGACCAGCTGGAAGCCATTACCCAGGCGCTGTTGGAATACGAAACCCTGTCCGGTGACGAGGTTCGCGACCTGATCGAGGGCAAAGGCATCCATCGTCCCGATCTCGACGACACGCCGTCCGAAGGCGGGCGTAAAGCGTCCGTGCCGACCTCGGGCAAGGGCGCGGCCAAGGAAAAGAAAGACAGCTCATCGGGCGGCATCGGCGCAGAGCCGCAGCCGGAGGTTTGA
- the folP gene encoding dihydropteroate synthase, producing MIKTFADFKLDRPLIMGIVNATPDSFSDGGEAFAFEDAVARGLKMMDDGADIIDVGGESTRPGAAPVSIEEEVRRTVPVIERLSQAGACVSIDTRHALVMEAALAAGAEIINDVTALSGDARSMDVAANATVPVILMHMQGEPGTMQANPVYEDAAKEVLEYLTGRVHACEAAGIDASRLAIDPGIGFGKTVAHNLEMLKHLDIYASLGLPLMLGVSRKSFIGQVVNEPDAQQRLAGSIAAALFGVTRGVKILRVHDVRETKQALDIWAAIQSAD from the coding sequence ATGATCAAGACATTCGCCGATTTCAAATTAGACCGCCCCCTGATCATGGGTATCGTCAACGCCACGCCCGACAGCTTTTCTGACGGCGGCGAAGCGTTCGCGTTCGAAGACGCGGTGGCGCGCGGATTGAAGATGATGGACGATGGTGCGGACATCATCGACGTCGGCGGTGAAAGCACACGCCCAGGCGCGGCGCCTGTAAGCATCGAAGAAGAGGTGCGGCGCACCGTGCCGGTGATCGAACGTCTCAGCCAAGCAGGCGCGTGCGTGTCCATCGACACCCGCCACGCCTTGGTGATGGAAGCGGCCCTGGCAGCAGGGGCGGAAATCATCAACGACGTCACCGCGTTGAGCGGCGATGCGCGCTCCATGGATGTCGCAGCGAACGCTACGGTGCCGGTTATTTTGATGCACATGCAGGGCGAGCCCGGCACCATGCAGGCCAATCCGGTTTACGAGGATGCGGCCAAGGAGGTGTTGGAATATCTCACCGGGCGCGTGCATGCATGCGAAGCGGCGGGCATCGACGCGTCGCGCCTGGCCATCGATCCAGGCATTGGGTTCGGCAAGACGGTGGCGCACAACCTGGAAATGCTCAAGCATCTCGATATCTATGCCAGCTTGGGCCTGCCGCTGATGTTGGGCGTGTCGCGCAAAAGCTTTATCGGCCAGGTCGTGAACGAGCCCGATGCGCAGCAGCGTCTCGCGGGTTCCATTGCTGCGGCGTTGTTCGGCGTTACCCGCGGGGTGAAGATTTTGCGCGTTCACGATGTGCGCGAAACCAAGCAAGCGCTCGATATCTGGGCGGCGATACAGAGTGCCGATTGA
- the glmM gene encoding phosphoglucosamine mutase yields the protein MTRKLFGTDGIRGTANVHPMTPMTALMVGQAAALHFKRGDHRHRVIIGKDTRLSGYMLENALTSGFVSCGMDVVLAGPVPTPAVAMLTRSLRADFGVMISASHNPYQDNGIKFFGPDGFKLSDTMEAEIEARMESNIASELAHASKLGRAKRLDDVIGRYTEYVKQTFPKGVSLDGLKIVIDCANGAAYKVAPEVLWELGADVIKIGVEPNGYNINDGCGSTATEAMQTAVVTHGADIGIALDGDADRVLISDEKGQLVDGDQLMGLIAAHWCREGGLTGGAVVATVMSNLGLEHFLESEGLGLIRTPVGDRYVVEEMRRTGCNVGGEQSGHIVLGDYATTGDGLMAALQVLAVLIANGKPASEACRLFDPFPQVLKNVRFQGVSPLDQPQVEQAILDAEKRLQGTGRVLIRKSGTEPLIRVMAEGQDETLVTEVVDELVGLIGSAAA from the coding sequence ATGACACGCAAGCTTTTCGGCACCGACGGTATTCGCGGCACCGCCAATGTACACCCAATGACGCCCATGACCGCCTTGATGGTCGGCCAGGCGGCGGCATTGCATTTCAAGCGCGGCGATCATCGCCATCGGGTGATCATCGGCAAGGACACGCGCCTGTCGGGTTATATGCTGGAAAATGCGCTGACGTCGGGATTCGTGTCGTGCGGCATGGACGTGGTGCTGGCCGGTCCAGTACCGACACCTGCTGTGGCGATGCTGACGCGCTCGTTGCGCGCCGACTTCGGGGTGATGATTTCGGCCTCGCATAATCCCTATCAAGACAACGGCATCAAATTTTTCGGTCCCGACGGATTTAAGCTGTCCGACACCATGGAAGCTGAAATCGAAGCGCGCATGGAAAGCAATATTGCAAGCGAACTGGCCCACGCGTCCAAACTGGGGCGGGCCAAACGCTTGGACGACGTGATCGGGCGTTACACCGAATACGTCAAGCAGACCTTTCCCAAGGGTGTGAGCCTGGATGGCTTGAAAATCGTTATCGATTGCGCCAATGGCGCGGCTTACAAGGTCGCCCCGGAAGTTCTGTGGGAATTGGGTGCCGACGTGATCAAGATCGGCGTCGAACCCAACGGCTATAACATCAACGACGGTTGCGGTTCGACCGCGACCGAAGCGATGCAAACGGCGGTCGTGACCCATGGCGCGGACATCGGCATCGCGCTCGATGGCGACGCCGATCGGGTTTTGATTTCCGATGAAAAAGGCCAATTGGTCGATGGCGATCAGTTGATGGGCTTGATCGCCGCGCACTGGTGCCGGGAAGGCGGCCTGACCGGAGGTGCGGTGGTCGCCACGGTGATGTCGAATTTGGGCCTTGAGCACTTTCTCGAAAGCGAAGGATTGGGGCTGATTCGTACCCCGGTCGGCGACCGATACGTGGTCGAAGAAATGCGCCGTACGGGCTGCAACGTCGGCGGCGAGCAATCGGGGCACATCGTGCTTGGCGATTACGCCACCACCGGTGACGGTTTGATGGCGGCGTTGCAGGTGTTGGCGGTTTTGATCGCGAACGGCAAACCGGCTTCCGAAGCCTGCCGTCTGTTCGATCCGTTCCCCCAAGTGCTGAAAAACGTCCGCTTTCAGGGCGTGTCTCCGCTGGACCAGCCGCAGGTCGAACAAGCGATCTTGGATGCGGAAAAACGCCTTCAGGGTACCGGCCGTGTGCTGATCCGCAAATCGGGAACCGAACCGTTGATTCGGGTGATGGCGGAAGGGCAGGACGAAACCCTGGTTACCGAAGTCGTCGACGAATTGGTCGGCCTCATCGGTTCGGCGGCGGCTTAA
- the thiD gene encoding bifunctional hydroxymethylpyrimidine kinase/phosphomethylpyrimidine kinase — translation MQGRVLIIAGSDSGGGAGIQADIKTVTALGGYAMTAITALTAQNTQGVHAIHEIPEDFIARQIEVVLDDIGADAIKIGMLHRAGVIHAVADALERVDPSVPLVLDPVMVAKGGHALLDPDAVQALIERLLPRARLITPNVPEAEALTGVKIDTIADFGPVGDKLLKLGAHAALIKGGHMPDDGQSRAMVTDVLWREGTRVEVFEGVRIDSRHTHGTGCTLASAIACGLAQGMDMVAAIRRAHAYVHQAILDAPGFGSGHGPLNHGHTVAPFSSS, via the coding sequence ATGCAGGGGCGGGTGCTGATCATTGCCGGGTCGGACTCTGGCGGCGGCGCGGGCATTCAGGCCGACATCAAGACGGTAACCGCCCTAGGCGGTTACGCGATGACCGCGATCACCGCGTTGACGGCGCAAAATACCCAAGGCGTTCACGCGATTCACGAGATTCCCGAAGATTTCATCGCCCGCCAGATAGAGGTGGTGCTCGACGACATCGGCGCGGATGCGATCAAAATCGGCATGCTGCACCGGGCCGGTGTGATTCACGCCGTGGCCGACGCGCTGGAACGCGTCGATCCATCTGTTCCATTGGTTCTGGATCCGGTGATGGTGGCTAAGGGCGGGCATGCCCTGCTCGATCCCGATGCCGTGCAGGCGTTGATCGAACGCCTGTTGCCGCGCGCCAGACTGATCACCCCCAACGTGCCCGAAGCCGAAGCGCTGACCGGTGTCAAGATCGATACCATCGCTGATTTCGGTCCGGTGGGTGACAAGTTGCTGAAACTTGGTGCACACGCCGCGTTGATCAAGGGCGGGCATATGCCTGACGATGGCCAAAGCCGCGCCATGGTGACGGATGTTCTATGGCGCGAAGGTACCCGCGTCGAAGTGTTCGAAGGGGTACGTATCGACAGTCGTCACACCCACGGAACCGGCTGTACGCTGGCCTCGGCGATTGCCTGCGGGTTGGCGCAGGGGATGGATATGGTGGCGGCGATCCGTCGCGCGCATGCTTACGTGCATCAAGCGATACTCGACGCGCCCGGTTTCGGTTCCGGTCATGGTCCGCTGAACCACGGCCACACGGTTGCGCCGTTCTCGTCTTCCTGA
- a CDS encoding PLP-dependent aminotransferase family protein gives MTIYTPHIEDRHGPKYRAIADAVSDDVRDKILPVGAKLPTHRDLAYRLGVTVGTVTRAYSELQRRGVAGGRVGSGTYVLDQIRERQVFPVIGVSNKEILSGTGDRALLDQPDASTTDLSMNRPPPGPETEALAATLSELAHADSLAVLTQYNPAPGLAHHRSAMATLVNTIGLDAETDDMILTSGAQHAMAASAMGLLKAGDVILTENFTYPGMTSLAAHLGVRVRPVAMDEYGVRPEALQAAIHETGARVAYLMPVHQNPTTAVMDMDRLTAIADIAKRNDLVVIEDDVYGFQPERRNPPLAQFAPDNTIYINGFAKSISPGLRVGFMKTPKSLFSTLTRAVQITGWMIPPLMGEIAARWVTSGIAQQIIDWHRREMIARNQIAAEVLQDFTFASKPESLHIWLDLPPDHYADDTIRELSQRGVIMAGPESFITTQPNVPRSLRLCLGSAPSREQLHAALVQVRAVLTAQPVQANHLIGSMVM, from the coding sequence ATGACAATATACACACCGCACATCGAAGACCGCCATGGCCCCAAATATCGCGCCATTGCAGACGCCGTCAGCGATGACGTGCGCGACAAAATTCTGCCGGTCGGCGCGAAGCTGCCTACCCATCGTGATCTGGCGTACCGTCTGGGCGTCACCGTCGGCACCGTGACGCGGGCGTATTCCGAACTGCAACGGCGCGGCGTCGCCGGCGGACGGGTCGGCAGCGGCACGTATGTGCTCGACCAAATCCGCGAACGTCAGGTATTTCCCGTCATCGGCGTATCTAACAAAGAAATTCTGTCGGGCACCGGCGATCGCGCGCTTTTGGACCAGCCTGACGCCAGCACCACGGACTTGTCGATGAACCGTCCGCCACCAGGTCCCGAGACCGAGGCTTTGGCCGCGACTTTGAGCGAACTGGCCCACGCCGACAGCTTGGCGGTGTTGACCCAATACAACCCCGCCCCCGGTCTCGCTCACCATCGCAGTGCGATGGCGACGCTGGTCAACACCATCGGCCTGGACGCCGAAACCGATGACATGATCCTCACCAGCGGCGCGCAGCATGCCATGGCGGCCAGCGCCATGGGCTTACTCAAAGCCGGCGACGTGATTTTGACGGAAAATTTCACCTATCCCGGCATGACCTCGTTGGCGGCCCATTTGGGCGTGCGTGTACGCCCGGTGGCGATGGATGAATACGGTGTGCGCCCGGAAGCCTTGCAAGCCGCCATTCACGAAACAGGTGCGCGTGTCGCCTACCTGATGCCCGTGCATCAAAATCCGACCACGGCGGTGATGGATATGGACCGTCTCACAGCCATCGCCGACATTGCCAAGCGCAATGATCTGGTGGTGATCGAAGACGACGTCTACGGCTTTCAGCCCGAGCGGCGCAATCCCCCGCTGGCGCAGTTCGCCCCGGACAACACCATCTACATCAACGGATTCGCCAAAAGCATTTCGCCGGGCCTGAGGGTCGGGTTCATGAAAACGCCCAAGTCGCTGTTTTCGACCCTGACCCGCGCGGTGCAGATCACCGGTTGGATGATCCCGCCGTTGATGGGCGAAATCGCCGCACGGTGGGTCACCTCCGGCATCGCCCAGCAGATCATCGACTGGCACCGCCGCGAAATGATTGCCCGCAACCAGATCGCCGCCGAGGTCTTGCAAGATTTCACCTTCGCATCGAAGCCCGAAAGCCTGCATATCTGGTTGGACCTACCACCCGATCACTACGCCGACGACACCATCCGCGAGTTGAGCCAGCGCGGCGTGATCATGGCCGGGCCGGAATCGTTCATCACCACCCAACCCAACGTGCCGCGCTCCTTGCGCTTGTGCTTGGGCTCGGCCCCCAGCCGCGAACAACTGCACGCCGCCCTGGTTCAGGTGCGCGCCGTGCTGACGGCCCAACCGGTCCAGGCCAATCACCTGATCGGTTCGATGGTGATGTGA